gttTAGCAAACTTTTTTGCAGCCATTACCAAACGCCAAGCGCTTTTAGCTTTCCCTTTCTGGAGTCCTGGCTTTGATCCAGCAGGGAcattcctcgctgctcttcctcgctgctcttccaggtccagctccaggagttcacgctggatacgaagagcatcgtcagagatctgcttcagcctacacacacacacacacacacacgttattatgataatgttagcaccataaagtcacacatctacacgggctggaggtgatgtagtttttttttttaagataattaataaatgtatgcatTGAGGTGGGCGGGGTTATAAACATGCCTACAACCTATCAGAGTGAGGGGGTTGGAGTGTATAAACATGGATGTATTCTATCAGAGCAGAGTGGGTGCAGGGTTGTGGGGTAATTTACACATCTAGTGCAGTTTatctggtgttgtattgttcagagttcatttccactgttttatcagatcactataatagaatagagacagttttaccttctaaaatatcaaagatccaaacaaatcctcactttaaaaaaccaaaacatctattaaacctgaatgagtgtgtgtgtgtgtgtgtgtgtgtgtatatatttgtgtgtatgctCTCCAATTGCCTACTTTCTCATgtcttcctcctgcttctctaacgTGGTCAGATACAGGTTGATCCACGTCAAGCTTGTGCAGACCTCTTTCGGTTCGAGGAAGTCAGCGCTGTCAGACTGTTGATATTTCAGTCTGAGCTGGTGAAAATACTCTGCCTGTAGGAGATGGAAACAGCGCTACGGTTTAGACACAtcattgtagaaaaaaaacacttgtggaaaggattttttttttacctgattttctttccaaattATTCATGTCTGATTTCCCTCTCTAATCAGATCCCTCCCCCCCACTGCATAATACTACCTAGCTCGGTGGGTAAGGGCCAGCGGAAGTTACACGTaaagctcaatgctgaatgacttaccggactctgaagcagctgctcctttcgctttctctgcatcctctttttctgcagatcttcctcttccatcttctgcatctttatatgcttagatgtttgctgtttgaaattagagagaataaacagttcatgaatgatgacaaagactaaagctaaagcttttcTCAGAACATACCATTAGTttcggaacaaaaaaaaaaccctttgaaaGACTCTTCTCTTCCAACGATGTGTTCGACACCTCAAGCATTAAAGAGCATGTTTTCACTCAGAATATTCTAAGATGACAGTGAATCGTCTTGAACTAAACTGTATCATCActgatgcttcactgttaaaaaggctcttctgtctatgctttggcttaatctgggtatctggaccttagacgttctagacaacaaatgactgtaaacGACAAGTCAAACAACTCCACAAAAGAGAGACTTACCATGACCAATCCCGTGAACATGTTAAGGAACATGAAGTTGcctatcaggatcaggatgatgAAAAACAGCTCACTGTAGGCAATCCCTAGACTATGAAGTCTGTCCTGGTGTTCCAGCCAGCCTGAAATCTACAATAGAGCAATAAcgttaatggtaataatggtggaaataaaGTTCATCCCCTAATTGGActaatgtgaaatgtgtggATTGTTGTGAAAAGGTGAGCGTGAAAGTCTCTTGCCTAGTGCGTGCGTGTACATTTCtggcatgaatgagcaggtgtccaagttGGCTCCTAATAATGTGCTCCGTGAGCGTATGTAGACGTATGCATGTTCTGGATGTTCAGTATCTGTAAATgcagctgactgtgtttgactcactgTGACTACGCTCAAGGTGGAGAGCAACGCAACACCCATATCCCCCCAGTTCTCGGGGTCCGCGGTCCCGAAATGCTGCACTCCGGCGACGGCAAAGACGAgcaagatgaagaaaatcatgGCCGTCACGTACGCAGCTGTCTTCAGGCCTTGGAACAGAATCAAGACCAGGtcctggaaaacagcacatcatgTCTTTACACTACCGGTCAGAGTATCGgaaatgtgtcttctgttttcttaatggCACATGATAATAATCAATAACCTAGAATTATGGAAAACAAGTGCtattatacactttatgtccaaatgtttgtggactttctattctgcttttgtttgagtaactttctactgtctacccttcattcccatcatgcactttacCTGGATACTGGGGATGATAAAGATGATTCTCAGGATCCGGAAAGCCCTGAGGATCCGGAAGACCCAGTATGACCCGTCTGCCCTGGAGATCAGCGACAGCAGCAGGAACCCGGTGTTGCAGATGTTGGCTCCACTTCCCCAGAAACCGCACGGCTCCGTGTACACCTTCACCATGAACTCCAAGATGAAGACCACCAAgtaaaacacatcagccccCTGAGGAACAGATTAAGCACAATAAACGCACTGTGatccagtctctcacacacacacacacacacacacatacatgctctctgccctccttccctctctcctctatAAAATGTCGTAAAATTAGGTTACGTGGaatttcttcagttcactcacCTCGAACAACGCTGAATACGCAGCTTTAAGTTCACGGTCTGTTTCCAGACCCATGAACGCGGCGTCCAGCACGACCACTAGAACCATGAAGGCCCTAAAATAACACCCAAGTCTactcctgcacacaaacaaagacgcaacagagcagcagagttggtgttgttcaagcagaatgcacaagatgcagaaatagaaaagaatatccatcaagaaaatgtagaagttttacattctggagctggaggtcagttcccctctgtcctccatctcgacgtctccctgtctgtggtcttccagccttgacgcaggctttttattcacatcaccatgacgaccagaatcagaaccattatgacatcacactgGCCGGAATGCGCTCAGCTGTGAGAATGGTGACACTGCTTCATGGCGATTCACTCTAAAGCACTTCATTTGATTCAGTATGACGATCAAAAGGGTTGTCAGGGGAACGGTAACAGTATTTCCCACAAACACTACAATTTTgcacacaaatataataaatgtagatttattgAATACAGACAGCACGTCTCATAGaaggtaaatatcaaatatcacacatttaaattcattcatttagcttttttttaattattttttttttaagatattgttgtaaaagtcatcttttaataagttgtaatttatggccaattatattttattaaatagtttatagaacattttcacctaaatcacctatgtagtgttactggagttggaagcctttgttgtgtttaataaacataaagagtgatgatctttacacttactctcatcc
This Salminus brasiliensis chromosome 20, fSalBra1.hap2, whole genome shotgun sequence DNA region includes the following protein-coding sequences:
- the LOC140541857 gene encoding cation channel sperm-associated protein 3-like gives rise to the protein MVTEHVTYLVILGERERWICCILARSNPLFIPDVKTRRESFYGKAQFCEVFRKVQRLYDRSRLGCYFRAFMVLVVVLDAAFMGLETDRELKAAYSALFEGADVFYLVVFILEFMVKVYTEPCGFWGSGANICNTGFLLLSLISRADGSYWVFRILRAFRILRIIFIIPSIQDLVLILFQGLKTAAYVTAMIFFILLVFAVAGVQHFGTADPENWGDMGVALLSTLSVVTISGWLEHQDRLHSLGIAYSELFFIILILIGNFMFLNMFTGLVMQTSKHIKMQKMEEEDLQKKRMQRKRKEQLLQSPAEYFHQLRLKYQQSDSADFLEPKEVCTSLTWINLYLTTLEKQEEDMRKLKQISDDALRIQRELLELDLEEQRGRAARNVPAGSKPGLQKGKAKSAWRLEHGLGGFANASRSFLVLPVSELCLPGFHVRRPSACA